Proteins from a genomic interval of Colletes latitarsis isolate SP2378_abdomen chromosome 12, iyColLati1, whole genome shotgun sequence:
- the Tmem63 gene encoding transmembrane protein 63, producing MGSVYFPPSLRETPTVNSCIPIPRHNTTIITDVYAGIPENLLLNLFGFLFLVLLFGLLRKSAWNYGRLALLNKSDERWMDIFYGDNEDRDTDAICIETSVNSQLSQVDKGFLSWIVTAFKVTDDELLKRAGPDGLLYISFERHLIILTTLMVIVSLCIALPINFHGTMQGDNATFGHTTLSNIDPMSTWIWVHTLIILSYLPIGGYVMRNFLKKVQDARHGGELAARTLLITEVPKHQCNVQTLIDYFKEAFPTLTVEDVTLAYDIRRLSALDAEKDCAEQACLYCENYAKKREPLKMYPYPCGQVIGCCCKHQVDAFEFYHNELIRLSLLVEEEKRIALSRPLGVAFVTLGTSGAARTMRKQLNSSPSIKWIVNYAPTPSDIFWENLSIPRPCWYLNAVLINFALGIVLFFLTTPAVIVSALNRLPITGEIMNLSPIVSSFLPTVLLVSVAALMPVLVARSESLVRHWTRSGLNRAVMTKTLLLLLLMVLILPSLGLTSAQAFLEWTVNPTTDAGNWECVFLPDQGALFVNYVITAALLGSGLELVRFPELALYTFKLCIARSRAERIHVRKAVLWEFPLGAHYAWLLLVFTMTTVYSLACPLITPFGLLYLIVKHLVDRHNLCFAYGPSIGGGQLAGAAASATGAAPILAQAALLALGLVRRGLSPLAAVQLSGLAASILGLVTGATLPTSKSKTQAFKRDLSTGQNFVAPVLRKEQISLEETVSDGLDSDRNLPSLITTTTSSVQESPKLYQNYGKESEA from the exons ATGGGCAGTGTTTATTTTCC acCAAGTCTACGCGAGACTCCAACTGTAAATTCGTGCATTCCAATACCAAGGCATAATACAACGATAATCACTGATGTTTATGCAGGCATTCCTGAAAATTTATTACTAAATCTTTTTGGATTTTTG TTCCTTGTTTTACTATTTGGTTTATTACGTAAGAGTGCATGGAATTATGGACGTCTTGCGTTATTAAACAAATCGGACGAACGATGGATGGATATATTTTATGGGGACAATGAAGATAGAGATACAGATGCAATATGCATAGAAACTTCCGTCAATTCACAACTATCACAGGTTGATAAAGGCTTTCTGTCATGGATTGTTACTGCATTCAAAGTTAC CGACGACGAATTGTTAAAACGAGCTGGACCTGATGGTTTACTATATATATCGTTTGAGCGTCATTTAATCATCTTAACAACTTTGATGGTTATTGTATCTTTGTGCATAGCTTTACCAATTAATTTTCATGGAACCATGCAAGGAGACAATGCAACATTTGGTCATACAACATTGTCAAACATAGATCCAATGTCTACATGGATTTGGGTGCATACGCTAATAATCTTATCCTATTTACCGATTGGTGGTTATGTAAtgaggaattttttaaaaaag GTGCAAGATGCTAGGCATGGTGGTGAATTAGCAGCTAGGACATTATTAATTACAGAGGTGCCAAAGCATCAGTGTAATGTTCAGActcttattgattatttcaa AGAAGCATTTCCTACTTTAACAGTGGAAGATGTTACATTGGCTTACGATATTAGGCGGCTTTCGGCATTAGATGCTGAAAAGGATTGTGCCGAGCAAGCTTGTTTATATTGTGAAAATTATGCAAAAAAAAGGGAACCTTTAAAAATGTATCCATATCCGTGCGGCCAAGTGATAGGTTGCTGTTGTAAACAT CAAGTTGATGCTTTTGAATTTTACCACAACGAATTAATACGATTGTCATtgttggtcgaagaagaaaaaAGGATAGCATTGTCCAGGCCTCTAGGAGTAGCTTTTGTTACTTTAG GTACGTCTGGAGCAGCTAGAACTATGCGGAAACAACTAAATTCTTCGCCTAGTATAAAATGGATTGTAAATTATGCACCAACACCATCCGATATTTTCTGGGAAAATCTAAGTATACCAAGACCATGTTGGTATTTAAACGCTGTTTTAATCAATTTTGCTCTGGGCATCGTATTATTTTTCCTTACTACACCGGCT GTAATAGTATCTGCCTTGAATAGACTACCGATTACAGGAGAGATTATGAATCTTAGTCCAATAGTTTCATCTTTCCTTCCAACTGTTTTACTAGTCAGTGTGGCTGCTTTAATGCCTGTATTAGTAGCAAGAAGTGAATCGTTAGTTAGACATTGGACTAGAAGCGGCCTGAATCGGGCAGTAATGACAAAAACATTACTTCTTTTATTACTGATGGTTCTCATATTACCTAGTTTAGGCTTAACCAGTGCTCAAGCATTTTTAGAATGGACTGTGAATCCTACAACTGACGCAGGAAATTGGGAATGTGTGTTTTTACCTGATCAG GGTGCTTTGTTTGTAAATTATGTTATTACCGCGGCCTTACTTGGAAGTGGTTTGGAGTTGGTCAGATTTCCTGAATTAGCGTTGTATACCTTCAAACTGTGCATAGCTCGTAGCAGAGCAGAAAGAATACACGTTAGAAAGGCAGTATTATGGGAGTTTCCACTAGGTGCTCATTATGCCTGGTTGCTCTTAGTTTTTACTATGACAACCGTGTACAGTTTAGCTTGTCCATTAATTACACCTTTTGGACTGCTCTACCTTATAGTGAAACATCTG GTGGACAGGCACAATCTATGCTTCGCGTACGGACCAAGCATTGGTGGTGGTCAGTTAGCAGGGGCAGCGGCAAGCGCTACCGGAGCAGCTCCAATTTTGGCCCAAGCCGCATTATTAGCTTTAGGCTTAGTAAGAAGAGGTTTATCGCCATTAGCTGCTGTACAACTTAGTGGTCTCGCTGCAAGCATTTTAGGTCTTGTTACCGGAGCTACCTTGCCTACATCAAAGTCCAAG ACGCAAGCGTTCAAGAGAGACTTGTCAACTGGTCAGAATTTTGTGGCACCCGTGTTGCGAAAGGAACAGATTTCTTTGGAAGAAACTGTATCCGATGGCTTGGATTCTGATCGCAATTTGCCCAGTTTAATAACTACTACTACTTCATCGGTCCAAGAGAGTCCAAAACTTTATCAAAATTATGGTAAAGAGTCAGAagcataa